A region of Aphanothece sacrum FPU1 DNA encodes the following proteins:
- a CDS encoding ATP-dependent Clp protease proteolytic subunit, whose translation MPIGVPSVPFRLPGSQYERWIDIYTRLSQERIIFLGQEVTDSLANRIVAFLLYLDSEDPGKPIYLYINSPGGSVTAGMAIYDTMQYIKSDVITICVGLAASMGAFLLASGTQGKRLALPHARIMIHQPMGGTGRRQATDIEIEANEILRIRQQLNELMAQRTGQTLEKIAKDTDRDYYLSAEEAQQYGLIDKVIEERIM comes from the coding sequence ATGCCTATTGGTGTTCCTAGTGTTCCTTTTCGTCTTCCTGGTAGTCAATACGAACGATGGATTGATATCTATACTCGTTTGAGTCAGGAAAGAATCATTTTTTTGGGTCAAGAAGTGACCGATAGTTTAGCTAATCGTATCGTTGCTTTTTTGTTATATCTTGATTCTGAAGATCCTGGCAAACCTATCTATTTGTATATCAATTCTCCTGGGGGTTCGGTAACAGCAGGTATGGCGATTTACGATACTATGCAGTATATTAAATCTGATGTTATTACCATTTGCGTTGGTTTAGCTGCATCAATGGGGGCCTTTTTGTTAGCTTCTGGAACCCAAGGAAAACGCTTAGCTTTACCCCATGCTCGTATTATGATACATCAACCGATGGGGGGAACTGGACGTAGACAAGCGACGGATATTGAAATTGAAGCGAATGAAATTCTACGAATTCGTCAACAATTAAATGAACTTATGGCTCAACGTACGGGCCAAACTTTGGAAAAAATTGCTAAAGATACCGACCGAGATTACTATTTATCAGCCGAAGAAGCTCAACAATACGGTCTGATTGATAAGGTAATTGAAGAACGTATTATGTAA
- a CDS encoding zinc ribbon domain-containing protein, protein MAYVCQLGNHQSVHLDNQGTQTVIIMATQSLGQQQQSSSSFGTGTWTILPQLYQTPNGVILKITSTQGVYYILIQGNSIGIMNSSPVLSDFNPLPIEQVSHSPSFTMPPMSPMQPMKMGDMQMSMKPMEMRMGNMEMRIDSTTQEKKRFCSQCGAKVEIGDRFCSSCGHKLA, encoded by the coding sequence ATGGCGTATGTCTGTCAACTTGGCAATCATCAAAGCGTCCATCTCGATAACCAGGGAACACAAACTGTTATCATCATGGCTACTCAGTCATTAGGACAGCAGCAACAATCAAGTAGTTCTTTTGGGACGGGAACCTGGACCATACTCCCCCAATTGTATCAAACTCCCAACGGGGTCATCTTAAAAATTACTTCAACTCAGGGAGTCTACTACATTTTAATTCAAGGTAATAGTATAGGAATTATGAATAGTTCTCCAGTCTTAAGTGATTTTAACCCACTCCCTATAGAGCAAGTTTCCCATTCCCCATCTTTTACTATGCCACCAATGTCACCCATGCAACCGATGAAAATGGGAGATATGCAAATGAGTATGAAACCCATGGAAATGCGGATGGGTAATATGGAAATGCGTATAGATTCAACCACTCAAGAGAAAAAACGATTTTGTAGTCAATGTGGGGCTAAAGTAGAAATTGGCGATCGCTTTTGTTCGAGTTGTGGTCATAAATTGGCCTAA